From a single Nicotiana tabacum cultivar K326 chromosome 8, ASM71507v2, whole genome shotgun sequence genomic region:
- the LOC142163344 gene encoding uncharacterized protein LOC142163344, which yields MLAWERVCLPKATGGYNITNIQVSYKAATAKTFWDIAHKADKMWIKWIHLYYIKGQNIFEMRIPNQTSWIVKKILGARDDIKQIQRPTVQKKTIIRYIYNQLLGDHPKVEWRRLIYHNRARPKATFTLWLHCHGKLSTTDRLRKWGINVQSLCVLCQVSDESRDHRFGECSFSRGLWSRLLQWLQMQSPLGQAWTNLFTWIMQKTKGRTTTAKIIKMTYTEFLHAIWKERKNRIFKGETRDQESIAREIACVSNIRGTSDIRNQLQKLSF from the coding sequence ATGTTGGCCTGGGAAAGAGTATGTCTACCTAAAGCAACTGGAGGATACAACATCACCAATATACAAGTGTCGTATAAAGCAGCAACAGCAAAGACATTCTGGGACATTGCACATAAGGCAGATAAAATGTGGATAAAATGGATTCATCTCTACTATATCAAAGGACAAAACATCTTCGAAATGAGAATACCAAACCAGACAAGCTGGATAGTAAAGAAGATATTGGGGGCAAGGGATGATATCAAGCAAATACAAAGGCCTACTGTACAGAAGAAAACTATTATCAGATACATCTACAATCAACTGCTAGGGGATCATCCTAAAGTTGAATGGAGGAGGTTGATATATCATAACAGAGCCAGACCTAAAGCTACCTTCACTCTATGGTTGCATTGTCATGGGAAACTTTCTACTACAGACAGACTTCGCAAATGGGGTATCAATGTGCAATCACTTTGTGTGCTGTGTCAAGTCTCAGATGAAAGCAGGGATCACCGCTTTGGGGAATGCAGTTTTTCAAGAGGATTGTGGAGCAGACTACTACAATGGCTGCAAATGCAAAGTCCACTAGGACAGGCATGGACTAATCTCTTCACATGGATAATGCAGAAGACTAAAGGGAGGACAACTACAGCAAAGATCATCAAAATGACATATACAGAGTTTCTACATGCAATATGGAAGGAAAGAAAAAACAGAATTTTCAAAGGAGAAACTAGAGATCAAGAGAGCATAGCTAGAGAGATAGCATGTGTAAGTAATATTAGAGGCACAAGTGATATAAGGAACCAACTACAAAAGTTGAGCTTTTAA